The Methyloferula stellata AR4 genome includes a window with the following:
- the lgt gene encoding prolipoprotein diacylglyceryl transferase → MGFSALLWPLLIAYPTIDPVLVNIGPLPIRWYALAYIAGLILGWAYARYLVGHDAFWAKVPRPSVTSIDDLIVYIAVGIILGGRLGYVIFYNPGFYAENLAEIPAVWKGGMSFHGGLVGAALGVIMFARRHKVAIMSVADIASAATPIGLCLGRIANFIKPELWGRPTDVPWAMIFPGAGPLPRHPSQLYEAGLEGLALFILLYIAIRLGALRHPGLVAGLFAIGYGTARIFCEFFREPDPQLGFLFGGATMGMFLSLPLIVAGLLCLLYAWQKNRVKAAT, encoded by the coding sequence ATGGGTTTCTCCGCATTGCTTTGGCCGCTCTTGATCGCCTATCCGACGATCGACCCCGTGCTCGTCAATATCGGGCCGCTTCCGATCAGATGGTATGCGCTCGCCTATATCGCGGGCCTCATCCTGGGCTGGGCCTATGCGCGCTACCTTGTCGGACATGACGCGTTCTGGGCCAAAGTGCCACGCCCGTCGGTCACCAGCATCGACGACCTCATCGTCTATATAGCCGTCGGCATTATCCTGGGCGGCAGGCTTGGCTATGTGATCTTCTACAATCCCGGCTTCTACGCTGAAAATCTTGCCGAGATCCCGGCGGTCTGGAAAGGCGGCATGTCGTTTCATGGCGGCCTCGTCGGCGCCGCGCTCGGGGTGATTATGTTCGCACGGCGGCACAAGGTCGCCATCATGAGCGTCGCCGATATCGCGTCCGCCGCGACGCCGATCGGCCTTTGTCTCGGCCGTATCGCGAATTTCATCAAGCCGGAGCTTTGGGGCCGCCCGACCGACGTGCCATGGGCGATGATCTTTCCAGGCGCAGGTCCGCTGCCGCGCCATCCAAGCCAGCTTTATGAGGCGGGCCTCGAAGGCCTTGCGCTCTTCATTCTGCTTTATATCGCGATCCGTCTCGGCGCCTTGCGCCATCCGGGCCTCGTGGCGGGTCTTTTTGCCATAGGCTATGGGACGGCGCGAATCTTCTGCGAGTTTTTTCGCGAACCGGATCCGCAATTGGGCTTTCTTTTCGGCGGCGCGACCATGGGCATGTTCTTGTCCTTGCCTTTGATCGTCGCAGGCCTTCTCTGTCTTCTCTATGCTTGGCAGAAGAACCGCGTGAAAGCCGCGACGTGA
- a CDS encoding accessory factor UbiK family protein, which yields MRETRGRVFDDFTRLMGDAAGMAQGVRREFEQVVKGQFERWLSTLDVVSREEFEAVKEMAARARDENDKLEARLAALEAKLGGAQNTPSGSGDSTD from the coding sequence ATGCGTGAGACTCGCGGCCGTGTCTTTGACGACTTCACCCGCCTGATGGGCGATGCGGCGGGTATGGCCCAAGGGGTTCGCCGCGAATTCGAACAGGTGGTCAAGGGCCAGTTCGAGCGCTGGCTTTCGACGCTCGACGTGGTGAGCCGCGAAGAATTCGAGGCGGTCAAAGAGATGGCCGCGCGCGCCCGCGATGAGAACGACAAGCTTGAGGCAAGGTTGGCGGCGCTCGAAGCCAAGCTCGGCGGCGCTCAAAATACCCCATCCGGCTCGGGCGATTCCACCGATTGA
- a CDS encoding YbjN domain-containing protein — MSLSQIELERNEHPVDIIERFAAHNEWSFDRDEEDEISISVSGGWTDYNLAFTWLAELEALHLACSFDLKVPQVRRNEVLSLVSLVNEQLWIGHFDIWPKEGVVMFRHSFLLTGGAELNSSQCEAALSQAVMACERYYQAFQFVVWAGKSGREALDTAMIETQGEA, encoded by the coding sequence ATGTCGCTTTCTCAAATCGAGCTCGAGCGCAACGAACATCCCGTGGATATTATCGAAAGATTTGCCGCCCATAACGAATGGTCCTTCGATCGCGACGAAGAGGATGAAATCTCGATTTCCGTTTCGGGCGGATGGACGGATTATAATCTCGCCTTCACCTGGCTCGCTGAACTCGAAGCGTTGCATCTGGCCTGTTCCTTCGATCTCAAAGTGCCTCAGGTGCGCCGCAACGAAGTTTTGTCGCTCGTCTCGCTCGTCAACGAACAGCTTTGGATCGGCCATTTCGACATCTGGCCGAAAGAGGGCGTCGTGATGTTCCGGCATTCGTTTCTGCTGACCGGCGGCGCCGAACTCAACAGCAGCCAGTGCGAGGCGGCTTTGAGCCAGGCGGTCATGGCCTGCGAGCGCTATTATCAAGCCTTCCAATTCGTCGTCTGGGCCGGTAAATCGGGACGCGAGGCATTGGATACGGCGATGATCGAAACACAAGGCGAAGCCTGA
- the proC gene encoding pyrroline-5-carboxylate reductase — protein MAEQGADQFPASLLLIGAGKMGGALLDGWLRLGFDPRHISIIDPEPDPRIVALAREKGLGLGAPASPPEALVLAVKPQMLETAMPSMLRVMTQGTLILSILAGKTLANLEARLGDGRPIVRAMPNLPASVGHGITGAVANAAVTPAQRKKADALLAAVGRVEWLEDESLIDALTAISGSGPAYVFYLVECLAEAGVEAGLPPDLAARLARATLEGAGELLAASELDPGTLRRNVTSPGGTTAAALEVLMAEDGLLPLLKKAVLAAKRRAGELAG, from the coding sequence ATGGCGGAGCAAGGCGCGGATCAGTTTCCCGCCTCTCTGCTTCTCATCGGCGCCGGGAAGATGGGCGGCGCTCTGCTCGATGGCTGGCTCCGGCTCGGTTTCGATCCGCGGCATATCAGCATCATTGATCCGGAGCCCGATCCGCGGATCGTCGCTCTCGCGCGAGAAAAAGGCCTCGGCCTCGGCGCGCCCGCATCGCCTCCCGAGGCGCTCGTTCTGGCCGTAAAGCCGCAAATGCTCGAGACGGCAATGCCGAGCATGTTGCGCGTCATGACGCAGGGCACGCTCATTCTATCCATTCTCGCCGGGAAGACGCTCGCCAATCTGGAAGCGCGTTTGGGAGACGGGAGGCCCATCGTGCGGGCCATGCCCAATCTGCCGGCCTCTGTCGGACACGGCATCACCGGCGCCGTCGCAAACGCGGCCGTCACGCCGGCGCAACGGAAAAAGGCCGATGCGCTGCTCGCAGCGGTCGGCCGCGTCGAATGGCTCGAGGACGAAAGCCTAATCGATGCGCTAACCGCTATTTCCGGGTCCGGCCCCGCTTATGTTTTCTACCTTGTGGAATGCCTTGCGGAGGCGGGTGTCGAAGCGGGTCTGCCGCCAGATCTCGCAGCGCGTCTCGCGCGGGCGACGCTCGAAGGTGCGGGCGAATTGCTGGCCGCCAGCGAGCTCGATCCGGGCACCTTGCGCCGCAATGTGACCTCGCCTGGCGGGACGACGGCCGCCGCGCTGGAGGTTTTGATGGCGGAGGACGGGCTTTTACCCCTGCTAAAAAAAGCCGTTCTCGCCGCCAAGCGCCGCGCCGGGGAACTGGCGGGCTAA
- a CDS encoding TetR/AcrR family transcriptional regulator translates to MAQSHENGAQGTAMPPADAKSAIIDALLELAGERSWEDITITDVATRANVSLSAFRDLFPSKGAVLSAFLRKIDKVVLDGTTGDLADEPAKERLFDVLMRRLDALAPYKLGLEGIAEWLRRDPIAATAINGLELNSMRFMLEAAGIDSEGTVGALKLQGLVLAWARVLRTWFTDDDPGFAPTMAALDRELTNGGKFVARAEDLNRLASPLFSLARALWERRRTTRGSRDTKWDDEKPERVVL, encoded by the coding sequence ATGGCGCAGAGCCACGAGAATGGGGCACAGGGCACGGCCATGCCGCCGGCGGATGCGAAATCGGCGATCATCGACGCGCTTTTGGAATTGGCCGGCGAACGGAGCTGGGAAGACATCACCATTACCGATGTCGCCACGCGGGCCAATGTCTCGCTGTCGGCCTTCCGCGATCTTTTCCCCTCGAAAGGCGCGGTGCTTTCCGCCTTTCTGCGCAAGATCGACAAGGTCGTGCTTGATGGCACGACCGGCGATCTTGCCGACGAGCCGGCCAAGGAACGCTTGTTCGATGTCTTGATGCGGCGCCTCGACGCGCTGGCGCCTTATAAGCTCGGCCTCGAAGGCATCGCCGAATGGCTGCGCCGCGATCCGATCGCCGCGACCGCGATCAATGGGCTCGAACTCAACTCCATGCGCTTCATGCTGGAGGCGGCCGGTATCGACTCCGAAGGGACCGTCGGCGCCTTGAAGCTGCAAGGCCTGGTGCTCGCCTGGGCGCGGGTGCTGCGCACTTGGTTCACGGATGACGATCCGGGCTTCGCGCCGACCATGGCGGCGCTCGATCGCGAATTGACGAATGGCGGCAAATTCGTCGCGCGCGCCGAAGATCTGAACCGTCTCGCTTCGCCGCTCTTTTCGCTCGCCCGCGCGCTTTGGGAGCGGCGGCGCACGACCCGCGGCTCGCGCGACACGAAGTGGGACGATGAAAAGCCGGAGCGGGTCGTATTGTAA
- a CDS encoding O-antigen ligase family protein: MTEASALNRDDFGSRPPKIGAVDSQLVPEPRAAWTLNYKRLLNAVFLVCSISGSIVFIEPSPYDFLILLTLLLWIIGGFSIHRAVLPFIILLEMWVLGGFIGLIPYWNEPDPQSFMWHTLFISTTGVFYALFFSENSKQRIDICLKGYTISCVLAAVIAIVTWMGTFGSGEELIKDGRAMIPFKDPNVLGSYMVPGILYLVQKLLLGRTRFLLLTLVSLALSVTALFLSFSRGSWGAAIVSIFLLTAMSLYTADSRRMRRRIIFAAFFVAAAAVIALLIALSNAQIREFFFMRATVTQEYDEGPTGRFGNQLRSIPMLLELPNGFGPLRFRLVFGIEPHNAFINAFASNGWLGGFVFIGMVLTTAYVGFRGSFLRSPYLREMQIIWCATFVFFLQALQIDIDHWRMFYITLGAVWGIEAARIRWLQSGSPQPRQALASARPP, from the coding sequence ATGACCGAAGCCTCCGCCCTCAATCGCGACGATTTTGGATCGCGCCCGCCCAAGATCGGTGCGGTCGATTCTCAGCTTGTTCCGGAGCCGAGAGCTGCCTGGACGCTGAATTACAAGCGGCTCCTGAACGCTGTCTTTTTGGTTTGCTCGATCAGCGGCTCGATCGTTTTCATCGAGCCTTCGCCTTATGACTTTTTGATCCTTCTCACGCTCCTTTTATGGATCATCGGCGGATTTTCGATTCATCGCGCCGTATTGCCCTTCATTATCCTGCTCGAAATGTGGGTGCTTGGCGGCTTCATTGGGCTTATCCCCTATTGGAACGAGCCCGACCCGCAGAGCTTCATGTGGCATACGCTGTTCATCTCGACGACCGGCGTCTTCTATGCGCTGTTCTTTTCGGAGAATTCGAAGCAGCGCATCGATATCTGCCTCAAGGGATATACGATCAGTTGCGTTCTGGCCGCGGTGATCGCCATCGTGACATGGATGGGCACTTTCGGTTCGGGCGAGGAGCTCATCAAGGACGGTCGCGCGATGATCCCGTTCAAGGATCCGAACGTGCTCGGGTCCTATATGGTGCCGGGCATTCTCTACCTGGTGCAAAAGCTTCTCTTAGGCCGCACGCGATTTCTGCTGCTGACCTTGGTTTCCCTGGCGCTCTCGGTCACGGCGCTTTTCCTATCCTTCTCGCGCGGCTCCTGGGGCGCCGCCATCGTCTCGATTTTCCTGCTGACCGCCATGTCGCTCTATACGGCGGATTCGCGGCGTATGCGGCGGCGCATCATCTTCGCCGCCTTCTTTGTCGCGGCGGCCGCCGTCATCGCGCTGCTCATTGCGCTCAGCAACGCCCAGATCCGCGAATTCTTTTTTATGCGCGCGACGGTGACCCAGGAATATGACGAAGGACCGACCGGCCGCTTCGGCAATCAATTGCGTTCGATCCCCATGCTGCTCGAACTGCCGAACGGCTTTGGTCCGCTGCGCTTCCGGCTGGTCTTCGGGATCGAGCCGCATAATGCCTTTATCAATGCCTTCGCATCGAACGGCTGGCTCGGCGGCTTCGTCTTCATCGGCATGGTCCTGACGACGGCCTATGTCGGGTTCAGAGGTTCGTTTTTGCGCTCGCCCTATCTGCGCGAAATGCAGATCATCTGGTGCGCGACCTTCGTGTTCTTCCTGCAAGCGCTGCAAATCGACATCGATCACTGGCGCATGTTCTACATTACCTTGGGCGCGGTCTGGGGGATCGAGGCCGCGCGCATCAGATGGCTCCAATCAGGCTCGCCGCAGCCACGTCAGGCGCTAGCCTCCGCGAGACCGCCATAA
- a CDS encoding lipopolysaccharide biosynthesis protein, which yields MTLVLTFFLNAALNFATGLAVAAVLGPQEFGQFAVASMIAIVLSTSLFDWLRLSATRHYSEHARITHPDLRSSLDSVYLVGGLLLAACVLIVTTFGLTPWLSAMLVVAVAATSFATGQFEYWSALARARFLDKTYIQLVVCKNVLALALMVIAGRVFHSTISVLAALTLSIVIAIASVWPRLRDSNARLALAKSDRIFGFAKYGVPIVVANVFYQIIILANRWALAAQLGYGDAGQLSLPTDVTIRIFLSLGAGFDVFLFQNAMRLEATQGVPAAKRQIAKNMVFVVAALLPAAAGYAVVLPFFEALFVPSAYRGLFSQVSLVLIPGVLSFCLAQFAFGPVLQLAHRTGPLVFAAVAGAACDVVLLVSLPPGSGPVAFAIVHSVSLLVSSVAVGFYAFRLRDCIPSLRDLAAIVIATGLMVASIWPLRTIGLPWLALSSSIVIGGIVYAASVLVFNVADLRNSLTLQLRALGMFAK from the coding sequence ATGACGCTTGTCTTAACCTTCTTCCTGAACGCGGCCCTGAATTTCGCGACGGGCCTCGCCGTCGCGGCCGTGCTCGGTCCGCAGGAATTCGGGCAATTCGCCGTGGCCTCGATGATTGCTATCGTGCTCAGCACCAGCCTGTTCGACTGGCTGCGCCTGTCGGCGACGCGCCACTATAGCGAACACGCGCGGATAACCCACCCCGACCTCCGCTCCAGCCTTGATTCCGTCTATCTCGTCGGCGGACTGCTTCTCGCGGCCTGCGTTTTGATCGTCACGACCTTCGGGTTGACGCCATGGTTGTCGGCGATGCTTGTCGTCGCCGTCGCCGCGACGAGTTTTGCGACCGGCCAATTCGAATATTGGTCGGCGCTGGCGCGGGCCCGTTTTCTTGACAAGACCTATATTCAACTGGTCGTCTGCAAAAACGTCCTGGCACTCGCCTTGATGGTGATCGCCGGCCGCGTCTTTCACAGCACGATCTCGGTCCTCGCAGCGCTGACCTTGAGCATCGTCATCGCAATTGCATCCGTCTGGCCGCGGCTGCGCGACTCGAACGCGAGGCTCGCACTCGCCAAAAGCGACAGGATCTTCGGCTTCGCCAAATATGGCGTCCCGATCGTCGTCGCGAATGTGTTTTACCAGATCATCATCCTCGCAAATCGATGGGCGCTGGCGGCGCAATTGGGCTATGGCGATGCCGGTCAGCTCTCTCTGCCGACCGATGTCACCATCCGGATTTTTCTGTCCTTGGGCGCCGGCTTCGACGTGTTCCTCTTTCAGAATGCGATGCGGCTTGAAGCCACGCAGGGCGTTCCGGCGGCCAAGCGGCAGATCGCAAAAAACATGGTGTTCGTTGTGGCGGCTCTGCTTCCCGCCGCCGCTGGTTACGCCGTGGTGCTGCCATTCTTCGAGGCGCTTTTCGTACCTTCGGCCTATCGCGGTCTGTTCTCTCAGGTCAGCTTGGTGCTGATACCGGGCGTGCTTTCCTTCTGCCTCGCGCAATTTGCCTTCGGCCCGGTGCTTCAATTGGCGCATCGGACGGGTCCGCTCGTCTTCGCAGCCGTTGCCGGTGCCGCCTGCGACGTCGTGCTCTTGGTATCCTTGCCGCCCGGGTCCGGCCCGGTCGCTTTCGCTATCGTGCATTCCGTGAGCCTGTTGGTCTCCAGCGTCGCTGTCGGATTCTATGCGTTTAGACTGCGCGACTGCATTCCGTCCCTTCGCGATCTCGCGGCGATCGTGATCGCAACGGGCTTGATGGTGGCCTCGATATGGCCGTTGCGGACGATCGGCCTGCCATGGCTTGCCTTATCGAGCTCCATCGTCATCGGCGGCATCGTTTACGCTGCTTCGGTCCTGGTCTTCAACGTCGCGGACCTTCGAAATAGTCTGACCCTTCAGCTCAGAGCTCTGGGGATGTTCGCGAAATGA
- a CDS encoding glycosyltransferase family 2 protein yields MNDLETGIGQDSVAVVIATCGRPELAKSLVRALRDQTRPPDAIFVVACRDEDVAGFDKDQPGLTVSLGRRGLPKQRNDGLALAAGRFSYVVFFDDDFVPSRYWIETMVELFKANPDLVSLTGTVLADGIKTAGIPQEEAERLVQARDASPPGDNGLHDGFGPYGCNMAFRYAAIGDVAFDERLPLYGWLEDCDFGGQIKHRGRQARADALWGVHLGHKVARTRGVTLGYSQMTNAVYLARKGTLSKRFLANIALRNLLSNLLGTVRPEPFVDRRGRLYGNFIALADIMRGRITPERAADL; encoded by the coding sequence ATGAACGATCTCGAAACCGGGATCGGGCAAGACAGCGTCGCGGTCGTGATCGCGACATGCGGACGCCCCGAACTCGCAAAGAGCCTCGTGCGCGCCCTTCGCGATCAGACGCGTCCGCCGGACGCGATCTTCGTGGTTGCGTGCCGCGACGAAGACGTCGCCGGATTCGACAAAGACCAGCCGGGTCTCACCGTCAGCCTTGGACGGCGCGGCCTACCCAAACAGCGCAACGATGGCCTGGCATTGGCTGCGGGACGCTTCTCCTACGTGGTCTTTTTCGACGACGACTTCGTCCCGTCTCGCTATTGGATCGAGACGATGGTGGAGCTTTTCAAGGCAAATCCGGATCTCGTCAGCCTCACGGGCACCGTCCTCGCAGATGGCATCAAGACCGCGGGAATCCCGCAAGAAGAGGCTGAAAGGCTCGTCCAGGCGCGTGACGCGAGCCCGCCGGGCGACAATGGCCTGCACGATGGATTTGGTCCCTATGGATGCAATATGGCCTTCCGATATGCTGCGATCGGCGATGTCGCCTTCGACGAACGTCTCCCGCTCTATGGCTGGCTGGAGGATTGCGACTTCGGCGGCCAGATCAAGCATCGCGGACGACAGGCCCGCGCCGATGCGCTCTGGGGCGTTCATCTCGGGCATAAGGTGGCGCGGACGCGGGGGGTCACTTTGGGCTATTCGCAAATGACCAACGCGGTTTATTTGGCCCGCAAGGGCACGCTCTCAAAGAGGTTCCTCGCGAATATCGCCCTCCGCAATCTTCTGAGCAACCTGCTGGGGACCGTGCGTCCGGAGCCGTTCGTAGACCGCCGCGGGCGGCTCTACGGCAATTTCATCGCGCTCGCCGATATCATGCGCGGCCGCATCACGCCGGAACGCGCCGCGGACTTGTGA
- a CDS encoding ATP-binding protein, with protein sequence MAYLSLPAYIQKPRAVWRTFARRLAGIWPKGLYARSLLIVILPMVILQCVVTYVFMERHWQLVTTRLSMDLTQDIAALIDLSKSYPTDSDRETLTRIAQDRLKMDVEFLPKGPLPPTLPKPFFSIIDIALSNEIRKQIGRPFWLDTVGRSNFIEVRILLDDAILRVVALRSAAYASNSYIFILWMTGTSAVLLIVAIAFLRNQIRPILRLVGAAEAFGKGREVDFRPRGAREVRQAGYAFIEMKRRIERAIEQRTTMLNGVSHDLRTILTRFKLSLALMGGEDSDEMQKDVDEMQRMLEAYLAFARGDAGESSVKVDMRHFLEDICADAQRHGHDVKMSFTGDPDVAVRADAFKRCLTNLVGNACRHAKTTWIEATRDARFLTIHIDDDGPGIPADRREDVFRPFFRLDEARNQDEGINDGTGLGLAIARDIASSHGGDITLSDSRFGGLRATVRVPV encoded by the coding sequence ATGGCCTATCTGTCCCTGCCCGCCTATATCCAAAAGCCCCGCGCGGTTTGGCGTACCTTCGCCCGCAGGCTCGCAGGCATCTGGCCGAAGGGGCTTTATGCCCGCTCGCTCCTCATCGTCATCCTGCCGATGGTGATTTTGCAATGCGTGGTCACCTATGTGTTCATGGAGCGGCATTGGCAGCTCGTGACGACGCGCCTTTCGATGGATCTGACGCAGGACATCGCGGCTCTCATCGATCTGTCGAAAAGCTATCCGACGGACAGCGACCGCGAAACGCTCACGCGCATCGCGCAGGACCGTCTGAAGATGGATGTGGAGTTTCTGCCGAAAGGTCCCCTGCCGCCGACTTTGCCGAAACCGTTTTTTTCGATCATCGACATTGCGCTCTCGAATGAGATCCGCAAGCAAATCGGGAGGCCCTTCTGGCTCGATACGGTCGGGCGCTCGAACTTCATCGAAGTCAGGATTCTGCTCGACGATGCGATTTTGCGCGTCGTCGCCTTGCGCAGCGCGGCCTATGCCTCGAATTCCTATATTTTCATCCTCTGGATGACCGGCACCTCGGCCGTGCTGCTCATCGTCGCCATCGCCTTCCTGCGCAATCAGATCCGGCCAATCCTGCGGCTTGTCGGCGCGGCCGAAGCATTCGGCAAGGGGCGCGAGGTCGATTTCCGGCCGCGCGGCGCTAGAGAAGTCCGCCAAGCCGGCTATGCCTTCATCGAGATGAAGCGCCGCATCGAGCGCGCCATCGAGCAGCGTACAACGATGTTGAATGGCGTCAGCCACGACCTGCGCACGATTCTCACGAGGTTCAAGCTTTCGCTCGCCCTGATGGGCGGCGAAGACTCCGACGAGATGCAAAAAGACGTCGACGAAATGCAGCGCATGCTCGAGGCCTATCTGGCCTTTGCGCGCGGCGATGCCGGCGAATCGTCGGTCAAAGTCGACATGCGGCATTTCCTGGAGGATATCTGCGCCGACGCGCAACGCCACGGCCATGACGTCAAAATGTCCTTCACGGGCGACCCCGACGTCGCCGTCCGCGCCGATGCGTTCAAACGCTGCCTGACGAATCTCGTCGGCAATGCCTGCCGTCACGCGAAGACGACCTGGATCGAAGCCACCCGCGACGCGCGCTTCCTGACGATCCATATCGACGACGACGGGCCGGGCATTCCGGCCGATCGGCGCGAAGACGTTTTCCGGCCCTTCTTCCGCCTCGACGAAGCCCGCAATCAGGATGAAGGCATCAATGATGGCACCGGCCTTGGCCTTGCGATAGCACGCGATATCGCAAGCTCACACGGCGGCGACATTACGCTTTCCGACAGCCGCTTCGGAGGGCTGCGCGCGACGGTGCGGGTCCCAGTCTAA
- a CDS encoding response regulator, with protein sequence MSQTEAAVSGTDAPADDAAHLLVVDDDRRIRQLLSRYLSEQGYRVTTAGTAADAAACLKSISFDLIVLDVMMPGENGFDFAAKLRADASDRGQVPILMLTARSETEDRVRGFETGVDDFLAKPFEPRELSLRIASILKRTKQFIASETVTQVRFGDFTFDLGRSELRTGTEMIRLTDREREMLRLLAENAGETVSRDTLAGPTAAGNERTIDVQVNRLRHKIERDPANPQHLQTVRGAGYRLLIDR encoded by the coding sequence GTGAGCCAGACCGAGGCCGCCGTCTCCGGCACCGATGCACCGGCCGACGATGCCGCGCATCTTCTCGTCGTCGATGACGACCGGCGCATCCGCCAGCTTCTCTCGCGCTATCTGTCCGAGCAGGGTTATCGCGTCACGACGGCCGGTACCGCCGCCGATGCCGCGGCCTGCCTGAAAAGCATCTCCTTCGATCTCATCGTGCTCGATGTGATGATGCCCGGCGAAAACGGATTTGATTTTGCCGCGAAACTGCGGGCCGATGCGTCCGATCGCGGCCAGGTGCCGATCTTGATGCTCACCGCCCGCTCCGAGACGGAGGACCGCGTGCGCGGCTTCGAGACCGGCGTCGACGACTTTCTGGCCAAGCCTTTCGAACCGCGCGAGCTCTCGCTGCGGATCGCCTCGATTTTGAAGCGGACCAAACAGTTCATCGCCTCCGAGACCGTGACGCAGGTGCGCTTCGGCGATTTCACCTTCGATCTCGGCCGCAGCGAATTGCGGACCGGCACGGAGATGATAAGGCTGACCGATCGCGAACGTGAGATGCTCAGGCTGCTCGCCGAAAACGCCGGCGAAACCGTATCGCGCGATACTTTGGCCGGCCCGACGGCGGCCGGTAATGAACGGACGATCGATGTGCAGGTCAACCGGCTGCGCCATAAGATCGAGCGCGATCCGGCCAACCCGCAGCATCTGCAAACGGTGCGCGGCGCCGGCTATCGCCTGCTGATTGATCGTTAA
- a CDS encoding MarR family transcriptional regulator encodes MFDLIELLFFAYRDFVRDADRLLENYGFGRAHHRVLHFVSRRPGLTIAELLDILKITKQSLNRVLKELLGQGYVEVSMGVNDRRQRLLYPTAKGNDLALEIARLQSRRFSRVLGQLPPGARAGAIDFLLAMVDAGERDKVAAFIATGAPGAAPRTRTKT; translated from the coding sequence ATGTTCGATCTCATCGAACTTCTGTTTTTCGCCTATCGCGATTTCGTCCGGGACGCCGACCGGCTGCTTGAAAATTACGGATTTGGCCGCGCCCATCACCGGGTTCTGCATTTCGTCAGCCGCCGTCCCGGCCTCACGATTGCCGAATTGCTCGACATATTGAAGATCACCAAGCAGAGCCTCAACCGCGTGCTCAAGGAATTGCTAGGCCAAGGCTATGTCGAAGTCAGCATGGGCGTGAACGATCGCCGCCAGCGTCTTCTCTACCCGACCGCGAAAGGCAATGACCTCGCGCTTGAGATCGCACGCCTTCAATCGCGCCGGTTCAGCCGCGTTCTCGGCCAATTGCCGCCGGGCGCGCGGGCGGGCGCCATCGATTTCCTTCTCGCCATGGTCGATGCCGGCGAACGCGACAAGGTCGCGGCCTTCATTGCCACGGGGGCGCCAGGCGCCGCGCCACGGACAAGGACCAAGACGTGA
- a CDS encoding branched-chain amino acid aminotransferase codes for MSVLPFDQRDGFIWMNGELVPWKDAKLHVLSHGLHYASCVFEGERAYGGRIFKSSEHSERFRTSAALLDFEIPYSVADLDAFKQLVVDKNNFTSCYVRPVAWRGSEMMAVAAQNSTINVAIAAWNWPSMFDVNEKMKGIRLDIADYRRPDPMTAPSGAKAAGLYMICTISKHRAERRGYADAMMLDWLGRVAECTGANIFFTAKGVVHTPIADCFLDGITRKTVIDLARRRGLEVIERRIMPEELAGFDEAFICGTGAEVTPVSEIGPYKFTPGAISRALIDDYSAEVQPKQKAA; via the coding sequence ATGTCCGTCTTGCCTTTCGACCAGCGCGACGGCTTCATTTGGATGAATGGTGAGCTCGTCCCCTGGAAGGACGCAAAGCTGCATGTGCTCTCGCATGGCTTGCACTATGCCTCCTGCGTGTTCGAAGGCGAGCGCGCCTACGGCGGCCGCATCTTCAAGTCGAGCGAACATTCGGAACGGTTCCGCACTTCGGCGGCCTTGCTCGATTTTGAAATTCCCTATTCCGTGGCCGATCTCGATGCCTTCAAGCAGCTCGTCGTCGACAAGAACAATTTCACCAGTTGCTACGTGCGGCCTGTGGCCTGGCGCGGCAGCGAGATGATGGCGGTCGCAGCGCAGAATTCGACCATCAATGTCGCCATCGCGGCTTGGAATTGGCCGAGCATGTTCGACGTCAACGAGAAGATGAAAGGCATCCGCCTCGACATCGCCGACTACCGCCGGCCCGACCCGATGACGGCGCCGAGCGGGGCCAAAGCCGCCGGACTCTATATGATCTGCACCATCTCGAAGCATCGCGCCGAGCGGCGCGGTTATGCCGATGCGATGATGCTCGATTGGCTCGGCCGTGTCGCGGAATGCACGGGCGCCAATATATTCTTCACGGCCAAGGGCGTCGTGCATACACCGATCGCCGATTGTTTTCTCGACGGCATCACGCGGAAAACCGTGATCGACCTCGCCAGACGCCGCGGCCTCGAAGTGATCGAGCGCCGCATCATGCCGGAGGAGCTTGCGGGCTTCGATGAAGCTTTCATCTGCGGCACTGGCGCCGAAGTCACGCCCGTCTCGGAGATCGGCCCCTATAAGTTTACGCCGGGCGCCATCTCCCGCGCGCTGATCGACGATTATTCCGCCGAAGTGCAGCCGAAACAAAAGGCGGCGTAA